GTTAATAATATCTAGAGCGGGAATAATCACAAATTATATCTCCAAAAAATTTTTTATTAATTGTTGTCCAGGTATCCCAGATTTTTCTGGATGAAATTGTACGCCAAAGAAATTTTTATATTTTATAACTGAACTAAATAATTGTCCGTAATTTGTTTTAGAAATTGTTGCAGAACATATTTCTATGCAATAATTATGTGCAAAATAAAAATAATCACTCTTCTTTATACCATGAAAGAAAAAATGTTTTTTAGGGATAGTAATGGTATTCCATCCCATATGCGGAAGAGGAAATCCTCGGTATTGCATACGTGTAACAGGTGTATGAATAATATTCAACGTGTTTACGCCATCATTTTCAGAACTTATAGATCCAAACAACTGCATTCCTAAACAAATACCTAATATTGGTTTAGTATAATTTTGTATCAACGTAACTAGATTTTTTTTTTTAACTGCTGCATTACAGACGCAGCTGCACCTACTCCTGGTAAAAACAGTTTGTCCGCCTGAGATATAATCTCAGCTCTGTCACTTATTATTGGGTTATGTCCTAACCTATGTAGCATGGTTTTGACAGATAATAAATTAGAACAGTTGGTGTTTATAATCACTATATTCATAGCAATGTTCCCTTAGAACTTGGTATATTATTATTATTTATATAAATAGCTTGACGTAATGATCGCCCGAAAGATTTAAATAAACTTTCTGCTTTATGGTGATCATTTTTTCCAGTTGCGTGTAAATGTAAAGCGCAACCCATTTTTGAAGATAATGAACGAAAAAAATGTTCTATCATTTCAGTACTGAGATCTCCAATTTTTTGGAAAGTATATTTAGCTTCATAGTAAAAATATGTTCTTCCAGAAAGATCTAATACACATCGCGCAATACTCTCATCCATAGGTAGGATAAAACCGAACCTTCCAATACCACATTTGTTGCCTAATGCAGTGTTTAAAGCTTCTCCTAATACTAAGGCTGTATCTTCTACAGTATGATGATCATCTACATGTACATCTCCTTTTGCCGTAATATTCATACATAATCCAGCATGAACAGCTATTTGCTGTAACATATGATTAAAAAAATTGATTCCGGTATTAATGTAACTTTTATTATTTTGATCTACCCATATCGCTATATCTATGTTAGTTTCTTCAGTGACTCGATGAATATATGCTGCCCTGTGATTTTGTGTTAAATAATTTTTAATTTTTTTCCAACCAAAATTAATACGATCATATTGTATTCCTTGAAGACCCATGTTAGTTGCTAACATCATATCAGTATCTCGATCTCCGATAACATAACTATTAAATTTATTTAATTTTTTATCGATTAGCCAAGAATTTACTAATGCAGTTTTTGGTTTACGACAACTACATTGTTCCTCAGGGAGATGAGGGCAGATTAATATTTGATTAAATTTAATACCTTGAGATTGAAAGATTTGTATCATTAGATGATGTGGTTTATTGAATTTTTCTATAGGAAATGAAGCGCTTCCTAATCCATTTTGATTAGTGACTATAACAAACTCAAAACCTATATTTTTTAACTCTATAAGAGCGGGAATAACATATGGTTCTAATGAGAATTTATCTAAAGAATCAATTTGAAAATTGACTTTTGGTTCGTTAATTAAGGTTCCATCACGATCTATAAATAAAATTTTATGATTCATGAGCGCTCCTATTTGCTGATATGGATAATGATGTAACATGTAATTTTTTTAAAACAGAAACTACATGTTTGCATTCATTATATGTGCCAACAGTGATACGCAAGCAATTCACTAACCCTGGTTGATTGCTTTGATCCCTTAATACTATACCTTGATGCAACAATGTCTTGAAAACCTGATATTTTGGATAGAATCTAACCAATACATAATTAGCGTTACTATTGAATACTTTTTGGACACAAGAACATTGCTTTAATCCTGTAATTAATATAGTTCGGTTTATATTGACTGTAGCTATTCTATTCTGAGTACGTTGTATATTTGTAGGGGTTAGAGCTTGTTCTGCAATATCAATGACTGGAGTAGATAATGGGTATGGTGCGATCACTTTTTCTAGTAATGTAATAATTTCTGGATTAGCTAAAGTGAAGCCGCAGCGTAATCCTGCTAATGCGAAAGCTTTAGATAAAGTTCTTAAAATAACCAGATGAGGATACGCTGATAGCCACCGGGCTAAGCTTGCGTCCGGGCAAAAATCAATATATGCTTCATCGGCTACTAATAACGCTCTATTTTGAATAATATCTAATAATTTTTTTAAACTATTTAAATGAATGATATTACCAGTGGGGTTATTTGGGTTGCAAATATAAACTAACTTAACGTTGTTAAGTTGTGATTGAATGGATAGTAAATCAAGTTGCCAGTTTTTATTTTTAGGTATAACTCGATAATTAATGCCTAAAATTTCTGCAGTAGTTTTATACATACCGTATGTCGGTGGACAAAATATAATAACGTCTTTTCCAGGATTACAAAAAACTTTCATTAATAATTCAATACTTTCATCAGCTCCTCTCGATACTAAAATTTGATCTGATCGAATTCCGGCGTAATCAGCGTAATTATTGATCACTTCTTGTGGTTGACAAGTAGGGTATCTATGAATGTTTTTATAACGAAACTGATAGTCGGGATTGATTGGAAATTCATTAGCGTTCAGCCATATCTTTCCTGAGTACGTGAATTTTCTAGCAGATTGATAAGGTTTGAGAGTTAATATATTATTTCTAGCCAAGTAACGAACGTTCATTTTGTTCCTTGATATAATTTATACGATGTGTTACAGCATATTCATGAGCTTTTAATTGCTCGATTTTTGTTAATGTTGTGATGGTTGATGATAATTGTAATAATCCATGTTGAGTTAATTGTTGCACCGACATTCTTTTTTGAAAATCTATAACTCCTAGTCCAGATGTGGTGATTGCATGCCCATATGTAGGTAAGACATGATTGGGTCCACTAGCATAATCTCCAGCCGTTCCCGGAGACCAATGTCCAAGGAATATTGACCCAGCGTTGGTAATATGATGTAAATAATCTGATGCATTTTCAATTTGAATGCTCAAATGTTCTGGAGCATAGCTATTACTTATAGAAAAACATTCCATTAAATTAGAAGTAATAATCATGCGGCTATTTAATAATACATTATTAATGATATTACTACGTGGTAGTATTTTCAATTGCTTGTGTAGCTCATGTTTTGTTTGTTCTACAATGTATGCGTGGGGTGTGATAAGTATTACGTGTGAATCAGGTCCGTGTTCTGCTTGTGATAAAAGATCTGCAGCAATAAAAATAGGATTAGCTGTATGATCTGCAATAATTAATATTTCGGAAGGTCCAGCTAACATATCAATCGCTGTTCCATTTGGTGAAAGGTTAATTTGTCGTTTTGCTTCTGTAACCCAAATATTACCGGGTCCAAATATTTTATTTACTTTTGGAATAGATTCAGTACCAAATCCCATAGCGGCTATAGCTTGACTACCTCCTACTTGATAAATTTCGTCGATACCGCAAAGTTGTGCGGTGTATATTATTATATCTGGAATTGGTGGTGGTGAACATAATATCACACGTCTACATTTTGCGATATGAGCTGGAATACCTAACATCATTACTGTTGACAACAAGGGAGCAGTGCCTCCTGGTATATACAATCCAACAATATTTAATGGACGAATAATTTGTTGGCAATGTACACCTGGAAAAGTTTCCAGGTGTACATCTGAATAACAGTGTGCTTGATGAAACTGTGTTATATTGGCCATGGCAGTATGTATTGCTTGTTTTATTCCATTAGATAAGTTACGTCCTGAATGCATGATAATTTCGTATGGGATTTGCAATTGTTTAGTTTGTACGTTATCGAAATCAAAATTAAATTTAAATAAAGCATGATCGCCTTCGTTATAAACTTGTGTGAGTATATTTTTAACATTTGTATAAATATCATTTAATTTATTATTTATTGGACGGATAAGAAGTGTTTTTTGTTCAGATGTGGAACAATCATTCCAATAAATAGATCTAGGGTGTTCATGAGAATTCATAATATTATTCCATCATTTTTTCTATTGGTAATACTAAAATAGAACTAGCTCCAAGGTTTTTTAAATTTTCCATTGTTTCCCAGAATAATGTTTCATTGCTTACCATGTATATTGCCACACGATGTTGATTGCCTGCTAGTGGTAATACTGTCGGACTTTCTGCTCCAGGTAGTAAATTAATAATTTCCTCTAGTTGTGCAGCAGGAGCATGCAGCATGATGTACTTAGATCCTCTAGCTTGGATGATTCCTTGAATGCGAATTATTAATTTGTTTATTAATGACTGTTTTATGGTGGACAATTTTCCAGATCGTTGAATAAGACACGCTCTAGATCGATAGATTACTTCCACCTCATGTAATCCATTAGCTTCTAATGTAGCGCCAGTAGACACTAAATCACAAATTGCATCTGCCAATCCAGCGCGTGGAGCTACTTCTACTGATCCATTTAGTAAACAAGATTTAAAATTAATACCTAACTCATCTAAATATTTTTTTAGAAGATGCGGGTATGACGTGGCAATCCGTTTTCCTTGCAAGGATTTTGGGCCATTCCATGGTTCGTCTATGGGTAGGGCCATAGATAACCGACAATCTCCAAAATCTAATCGGAGTAATGTAATGTAACAAGGATTATCTCCTTGCGATCGTCTTGTTAACAACGCTTCTTCTAATACATTTTCACCGATAATGCCTAAATCCACTATACCATCCATAATTAAACCAGGAATATCATCATCTCGTACTCTCATTATATCGATGGCCATGTTTTCCGCAAACGCTAGTAGACGTTGTTGTTGTAAATTAATTTTAATTCCACATTGTTCGAGAAGTTGTTGGGATTCTTTGCTCAATCTTCCTGATTTTTGTATTGCTATTCGTAATCGTGATCTATCCAGCATGATATTTTACCTTATGTCAACAATTTTCCATAATTAAACATTTTTTAAAATTCTTTCAAAAAGAAATATCTTTGATTTTTTTAATAAACAAAAGATTAAAAATGATTTCTATTGTTAAATTTTATTTGAAGGATTTAATCAGGGTCATGATGATAAATTAACATATGCAGTACAGCTTTCCCATTGAAAATTTTCATTACCTTAGTATTTTAACGAATATAATTAAATTTGTATAGGGTTAAATTTTATAAAGTTACTTTATTTTATACGTATATAATTAATATTATAACTAAATTAAAAAATGCTTTAAAATATTAGTGCGTATTATTACAAATAGTTATGTGTAATTTAAATTGTAATCACATATTATATATGTACATATGAGATATACATGTATAAGTACTTATTTTGGTA
This sequence is a window from Blochmannia endosymbiont of Camponotus sp. C-003. Protein-coding genes within it:
- the hisG gene encoding ATP phosphoribosyltransferase gives rise to the protein MLDRSRLRIAIQKSGRLSKESQQLLEQCGIKINLQQQRLLAFAENMAIDIMRVRDDDIPGLIMDGIVDLGIIGENVLEEALLTRRSQGDNPCYITLLRLDFGDCRLSMALPIDEPWNGPKSLQGKRIATSYPHLLKKYLDELGINFKSCLLNGSVEVAPRAGLADAICDLVSTGATLEANGLHEVEVIYRSRACLIQRSGKLSTIKQSLINKLIIRIQGIIQARGSKYIMLHAPAAQLEEIINLLPGAESPTVLPLAGNQHRVAIYMVSNETLFWETMENLKNLGASSILVLPIEKMME
- the hisB gene encoding bifunctional histidinol-phosphatase/imidazoleglycerol-phosphate dehydratase HisB; amino-acid sequence: MNHKILFIDRDGTLINEPKVNFQIDSLDKFSLEPYVIPALIELKNIGFEFVIVTNQNGLGSASFPIEKFNKPHHLMIQIFQSQGIKFNQILICPHLPEEQCSCRKPKTALVNSWLIDKKLNKFNSYVIGDRDTDMMLATNMGLQGIQYDRINFGWKKIKNYLTQNHRAAYIHRVTEETNIDIAIWVDQNNKSYINTGINFFNHMLQQIAVHAGLCMNITAKGDVHVDDHHTVEDTALVLGEALNTALGNKCGIGRFGFILPMDESIARCVLDLSGRTYFYYEAKYTFQKIGDLSTEMIEHFFRSLSSKMGCALHLHATGKNDHHKAESLFKSFGRSLRQAIYINNNNIPSSKGTLL
- the hisD gene encoding histidinol dehydrogenase yields the protein MNSHEHPRSIYWNDCSTSEQKTLLIRPINNKLNDIYTNVKNILTQVYNEGDHALFKFNFDFDNVQTKQLQIPYEIIMHSGRNLSNGIKQAIHTAMANITQFHQAHCYSDVHLETFPGVHCQQIIRPLNIVGLYIPGGTAPLLSTVMMLGIPAHIAKCRRVILCSPPPIPDIIIYTAQLCGIDEIYQVGGSQAIAAMGFGTESIPKVNKIFGPGNIWVTEAKRQINLSPNGTAIDMLAGPSEILIIADHTANPIFIAADLLSQAEHGPDSHVILITPHAYIVEQTKHELHKQLKILPRSNIINNVLLNSRMIITSNLMECFSISNSYAPEHLSIQIENASDYLHHITNAGSIFLGHWSPGTAGDYASGPNHVLPTYGHAITTSGLGVIDFQKRMSVQQLTQHGLLQLSSTITTLTKIEQLKAHEYAVTHRINYIKEQNERSLLG
- the hisC gene encoding histidinol-phosphate transaminase; its protein translation is MNVRYLARNNILTLKPYQSARKFTYSGKIWLNANEFPINPDYQFRYKNIHRYPTCQPQEVINNYADYAGIRSDQILVSRGADESIELLMKVFCNPGKDVIIFCPPTYGMYKTTAEILGINYRVIPKNKNWQLDLLSIQSQLNNVKLVYICNPNNPTGNIIHLNSLKKLLDIIQNRALLVADEAYIDFCPDASLARWLSAYPHLVILRTLSKAFALAGLRCGFTLANPEIITLLEKVIAPYPLSTPVIDIAEQALTPTNIQRTQNRIATVNINRTILITGLKQCSCVQKVFNSNANYVLVRFYPKYQVFKTLLHQGIVLRDQSNQPGLVNCLRITVGTYNECKHVVSVLKKLHVTSLSISANRSAHES